Proteins from a genomic interval of Bombus affinis isolate iyBomAffi1 chromosome 18, iyBomAffi1.2, whole genome shotgun sequence:
- the LOC126926524 gene encoding sphingolipid delta(4)-desaturase DES1 isoform X2, giving the protein MAPTLMEYINLVIQLTFDSLIWYYFGGKPLLYLLSGSAMAMGLHPVAGHFISEHYMYRKGFETYSYYGPLNWITFNVGYHNEHHDFPAVPGSRLPEVKRIASEFYDNLPQHNSWVSVLYDFIMDPDIGPYARMKRKHKGLTS; this is encoded by the exons ATGGCACCTACATTAATGGAATATATAAATTTAGTAATACAACTTACTTTCGATAGTTTGATATGGTATTATTTTG gtGGAAAACCTTTACTCTATTTACTTTCTGGATCAGCAATGGCAATGGGATTACACCCTGTTGCTGGACATTTTATATCAGAacattatatgtatagaaaGGGTTTTGAAACTTATAGTTATTATGGCCCACTAAATTGGATTACATTTAATGTTGGATACCATAATGAACATCATGATTTTCCTGCTGTTCCTGGTTCTAGATTACCAGAA GTAAAACGAATTGCTTCCGAGTTTTACGATAACTTACCACAGCATAACtcttgggtttctgttttatatGATTTCATTATGGATCCTGATATAGGTCCATATGCAAGAATGAAACGAAAACATAAAGGACTTActtcataa
- the LOC126926531 gene encoding ubiquitin-fold modifier-conjugating enzyme 1: MVDESTKKTLSNIPLLQTKAGPRDKELWVQRLKEEYQALIKYVRNNKESDNDWFRLESNKEGTKWFGKCWYIHNFSKYEFEIEFDIPVTYPITAPEIALPELDGKTAKMYRGGKICLTDHFKPLWARNVPKFGIAHAMALGLGPWLAVEIPDLIEKGAITHKDKIDEHKS; the protein is encoded by the exons aTGGTAGATGAGTCTACAAAGAAGACATTAAGTAATATTCCACTATTACAAACAAAAGCTGGACCTAGGGATAAAGAATTATGGGTGCAGAGATTGAAAGAAGAATACCAAGCTTTAATTAAA TATGTGAGAAATAATAAAGAATCTGACAATGATTGGTTTCGTCTGGAATCAAATAAAGAAGGTACAAAATGGTTTGGTAAATGTTGGTATATACATAACTTttcaaaatatgaatttgaaatTGAGTTTGAT aTACCTGTTACATACCCTATAACAGCACCTGAAATTGCTTTACCAGAATTAGATGGTAAAACTGCAAAAATGTACAGAGGTGGAAAGATTTGTCTTACAGATCATTTTAAACCCTTATGGGCACGTAATGTACCAAAATTTGGAATTGCACATGCCATGGCACTAGGA cTTGGACCTTGGTTAGCAGTTGAAATTCCTGATCTTATAGAAAAAGGTGCTATAACTCATAAAGATAAAATTGATGAACATAAATCGTAA
- the LOC126926515 gene encoding tyrosine-protein phosphatase corkscrew isoform X3, with translation MIVHFWHVQVHLILVTLHYLLGDFYDLYGGEKFATLSELVQFYMENGGQLREKNGEIIELKYPLNCADPTTERWFHGHLSAKEAERLMLERGKNGSFLVRESQSKPGDFVLSVRTDDRVTHVIIRFQDNKYDVGGGDKFDSLSDLIEHYKRNPMVETSGSVVHLRQPFNATRINASGIESRVRQLHKENGCSNGWLWNAATGSNEGGAGRGKGKAGFWEEFESLQQLECRHLFSRKEGLRSENRAKNRYKNILPFDHTRVRLKDVDPNIPGSDYINANYIRNEEGDGQASGINTCGDGGSFNKCYIATQGCLLNTIQDFWHMVYQENTRVIVMTTKEIERGKNKCARYWPEEGEVTEYGGEWKVRALSRTSTADYTLREFLLYGNRSGFTESRRIYHYHFQAWPDHGVPSDPGCVLNFLHDVNARQESIAASLASSGQTASCIGPILVHCSAGIGRTGTFIVIDMILDQIKRHGLDCEIDIQRTIQRVRSQRSGMVQTEAQYKFVYLAVLHYIETVSQRMQAEQKSLHLGREYTNIRYKSETNTTTIGDIPVPTCTTTTLSTSTHFTLPTPINSLRPK, from the exons ATGATAGTTCATTTTTGGCACGTCCAAGTTCATCTAATCCTGGTGACTTTACATTATCTGTTAG gGGACTTTTATGATCTTTACGGTGGTGAAAAGTTTGCAACATTATCAGAACTTGTACAATTTTATATGGAAAATGGAGGACAACTACGTGAAAAAAATGGAGAAATTATTGAATTGAAATATCCATTGAATTGTGCAGATCCAACAACTGAAAG GTGGTTCCATGGCCATTTATCAGCTAAAGAAGCAGAACGTTTAATGCTGGAGCGAGGTAAAAATGGATCTTTTCTGGTTCGTGAATCACAAAGTAAACCTGGTGACTTTGTATTATCTGTTCGTACAGATGATCGTGTTACACATGTTATAATACGATTTCAG gATAATAAATATGATGTTGGAGGAGGTGATAAGTTTGATAGCTTAAGTGATCTGATAGAACATTATAAACGCAATCCAATGGTTGAAACAAGTGGAAGTGTTGTCCATTTACG aCAACCTTTCAATGCTACTCGTATAAATGCCAGTGGCATTGAAAGTAGAGTAAGACAGTTACATAAAGAAAATGGTTGTTCAAATGGATGGTTGTGGAATGCTGCCACAGGTAGCAATGAAGGCGGAGCAGGGCGTGGTAAAGGAAAAGCCGGGTTCTGGGAAGAATTTGAGTCGTTGCAACAGTTAGAATGTCGTCATTTATTTTCCAGGAAAGAAGGATTACGTTCTGAAAATCGAGCGAAAAATCGATATAAAAACATCTTACCAT TTGATCATACAAGAGTACGTTTGAAGGATGTTGATCCAAATATTCCTGGATCTGACTATATTAATGCTAACTATATTAgg aacGAAGAAGGAGATGGACAAGCTAGTGGAATTAATACGTGTGGTGATGGTGGTTCatttaataaatgttatattgcaacacaagGTTGCCTTTTAAATACAATTCAAGATTTCTGGCATATGGTATATCAAGAAAATACACGAGTGATAGTTATGACGactaaagaaatagaaagagGAAAG aataaaTGTGCTCGATATTGGCCAGAGGAAGGTGAAGTTACCGAATATGGAGGTGAATGGAAAGTGCGTGCTTTATCTCGTACTTCAACAGCAGATTATACATTACGAGAATTCTTATTATATGGAAATAGATCTGGTTTCACAGAATCCAGACGTATTTACCATTATCATTTTCAA GCATGGCCTGATCATGGTGTTCCATCAGATCCTGGATGCGTGTTGAACTTTCTTCACGACGTTAATGCGAGACAAGAATCAATTGCTGCTTCTCTTGCTTCAAGCGGTCAAACTGCATCATGTATAGGACCAATTCTTGTACATTGTAGCGCTGGAATTGGTAGAACCGGAACATTTATTGTTATCGACATGATTCTTGATCAAATCAAACGGCAtg GATTGGATTGTGAAATTGATATTCAGAGAACAATCCAAAGAGTACGTTCACAAAGGTCAGGAATGGTTCAAACAGAAGCGCAATATAAGTTTGTTTATCTGGCTGTATTACACTATATTGAAACTGTATCTCAACGAATGCAAGCAGAGCaa AAATCTCTTCATTTAGGTCGAGAATATACTAATATCCGATATAAAAGCGAAACAAATACTACAACTATAGGCGATATTCCGGTCCCCACATGTACTACAACAACTCTTTCAACGTCAACACATTTTACATTACCCACTCCTATTAATAGTTTGAGGCCAAAGTAA
- the LOC126926529 gene encoding SAP domain-containing ribonucleoprotein isoform X2 → MADSSYEKGLTELSKMKVADLKIELKQRGLPTTGNKNELVERLQLAIHDSALSLDETTEEILDEDAVLGDEEIEELSNKPDSQEGSEKRKLSTESNVSAKKIVLNRKPVIEEIKNEQTEKIEIDTKTIEIAPPEKKIIKLSELGIKERLEMRAKKFGLPLSEAAKKEARSARFSINNQNNKSAASVKTPVHTTYEVLKKRAERFGTSVSSLMEKAELEARIEKRKVRFGEVKPTNKKVFYNKVKIVK, encoded by the exons ATGGCTGATTCATCTTATGAGAAAGGACTTACAGAACTTTCAAAAATGAAG GTTGCAGATCTGAAAATTGAGTTAAAACAAAGAGGACTACCTACTACTGGCAATAAGAATGAATTGGTTGAAAGGCTTCAATTAGCAATTCATG ATTCTGCACTATCTTTAGATGAAACCACAGAGGAAATTTTAGATGAAGATGCAGTTCTTggt GATGAAGAAATAGAAGAGCTATCAAATAAGCCTGACTCACAAGAAGGTAGTGAAAAAAGGAAATTGTCTACTGAAAGCAATGTAAGTGCTAAAAAGATAGTTTTAAATCGAAAACCAGTAATTGAAGAAATTAAGAATGAACAAActgaaaagattgaaattgatacaAAAACTATTGAGATTGCACCACcagaaaaaaagataattaaatTATCAGAGCTTGGTATCAAAGAg AGATTAGAAATGAGAGCTAAGAAATTTGGATTACCATTATCAGAAGCTGCTAAGAAAGAAGCTAGATCTGCAAGATTCAGTATTAATAATCAAAATAATAAGTCAGCTGCATCTGTAAAAACACCTGTG CATACAACTTACGAAGTTCTAAAGAAGCGAGCAGAAAGGTTTGGTACGTCTGTTTCTAGTTTAATGGAAAAG GCTGAATTAGAAGCCAgaatagagaaaagaaaagtCAGATTTGGGGAAGTGAAACCTACAAATAAGaaagtattttataataaagttaaAATTGTTAAATGA
- the LOC126926524 gene encoding sphingolipid delta(4)-desaturase DES1 isoform X3, which translates to MAMGLHPVAGHFISEHYMYRKGFETYSYYGPLNWITFNVGYHNEHHDFPAVPGSRLPEVKRIASEFYDNLPQHNSWVSVLYDFIMDPDIGPYARMKRKHKGLTS; encoded by the exons ATGGCAATGGGATTACACCCTGTTGCTGGACATTTTATATCAGAacattatatgtatagaaaGGGTTTTGAAACTTATAGTTATTATGGCCCACTAAATTGGATTACATTTAATGTTGGATACCATAATGAACATCATGATTTTCCTGCTGTTCCTGGTTCTAGATTACCAGAA GTAAAACGAATTGCTTCCGAGTTTTACGATAACTTACCACAGCATAACtcttgggtttctgttttatatGATTTCATTATGGATCCTGATATAGGTCCATATGCAAGAATGAAACGAAAACATAAAGGACTTActtcataa
- the LOC126926522 gene encoding arginine-hydroxylase NDUFAF5, mitochondrial produces MHILLERCLVPFTSNIRCIRNINYSAIKYALPTDSVMYIFDRNTKLLQRERAAQSVDVKLYDYIKDEVGYRLADRIFDIKRNFKKALDLGCGRGYVSKHILAECVEELILADMSTSFVHQAEITEGVKVSRITIDEENFSVEPNSLDLVISSLSLHWINDLPGCFRNINKSLKNDGVFIGALFGGETLFELRSSLQLAELERDGGISAHISPFADIRDIGSLLTRANFTMLTIDVDEIVIGYPSMFELMWDLKGMAENNAIKNRKLRLNKDTVLAAASIYKELYGKIKEDGTPYVPATFQVIYLLGWKPDPSQPKPLERGSGEVSLKNLYKLDEIVKETKDVKIDKDK; encoded by the exons ATGCATATTTTGCTCGAGCGGTGTTTAGTCCCATTTACATCTAATATTCGATGTATTCGTAACATAAATTATAGTGCAATAAAATATGCGTTGCCGACAGATAGTGTAATGTATATTTTTGATAGAAATACAAAGCTGCTACAGAGGGAACGTGCTGCACAATCTGTTGATGTAAAACTGTATGATTACATCAAAGATGAAGTAGGCTACAGACTTGCAGATAGAATATTTGacataaaaagaaatttcaaaaaagCACTTGATTTAGGATGTGGTCGTGGTTATGTTTCAAAACACATTTTGGCAGAATGTGTGGAAGAATTAATTTTAGCTGACATGTCAACTAGCTTTGTACATCAAGCAGAAATCACTGAAGGAGTTAAAGTATCACGGATAACTATAGATGAAGAAAATTTTTCAGTTGAACCAAATAGTTTAGATTTAGTAATAAGTTCATTAAGTTTGCACTGGATAAATGATTTACCAGGATGCTTCAGGAATATTaataaaagtttaaaaaatgatGGAGTCTTTATAGGAGCTTTGTTTGGAGGAGAAACGTTGTTTGAATTAAG GAGTTCCTTACAATTGGCAGAATTAGAAAGAGATGGTGGAATTTCAGCACATATTTCTCCATTTGCAGATATTAGAGATATTGGAAGTTTATTGACAAGAGCTAATTTTACTATGTTAACCATTGATGTGGACGAAATTGTTATTGGATATCCAAGCATGTTTGAATTAATGTGGGATTTAAAAG GAATGGCAGAGAATAATGCAATAAAGAACCGAAAATTACGTTTAAATAAAGACACTGTTCTTGCTGCTGCATCAATATATAAAGaactatatggaaaaattaAAGAAGATGGTACTCCATATGTACCTGCTACATTTcaagtaatttatttattaggtTGGAAGCCAGATCCATCACAACCAAAACCCTTAGAGAGAGGTAGTGGGGAGGTATcacttaaaaatttatataaattagacgaaattgtaaaagaaacaaaagatgTTAAAATAGACAAAGATAAATAA
- the LOC126926529 gene encoding SAP domain-containing ribonucleoprotein isoform X1: protein MADSSYEKGLTELSKMKVADLKIELKQRGLPTTGNKNELVERLQLAIHGDSALSLDETTEEILDEDAVLGDEEIEELSNKPDSQEGSEKRKLSTESNVSAKKIVLNRKPVIEEIKNEQTEKIEIDTKTIEIAPPEKKIIKLSELGIKERLEMRAKKFGLPLSEAAKKEARSARFSINNQNNKSAASVKTPVHTTYEVLKKRAERFGTSVSSLMEKAELEARIEKRKVRFGEVKPTNKKVFYNKVKIVK from the exons ATGGCTGATTCATCTTATGAGAAAGGACTTACAGAACTTTCAAAAATGAAG GTTGCAGATCTGAAAATTGAGTTAAAACAAAGAGGACTACCTACTACTGGCAATAAGAATGAATTGGTTGAAAGGCTTCAATTAGCAATTCATGGTG ATTCTGCACTATCTTTAGATGAAACCACAGAGGAAATTTTAGATGAAGATGCAGTTCTTggt GATGAAGAAATAGAAGAGCTATCAAATAAGCCTGACTCACAAGAAGGTAGTGAAAAAAGGAAATTGTCTACTGAAAGCAATGTAAGTGCTAAAAAGATAGTTTTAAATCGAAAACCAGTAATTGAAGAAATTAAGAATGAACAAActgaaaagattgaaattgatacaAAAACTATTGAGATTGCACCACcagaaaaaaagataattaaatTATCAGAGCTTGGTATCAAAGAg AGATTAGAAATGAGAGCTAAGAAATTTGGATTACCATTATCAGAAGCTGCTAAGAAAGAAGCTAGATCTGCAAGATTCAGTATTAATAATCAAAATAATAAGTCAGCTGCATCTGTAAAAACACCTGTG CATACAACTTACGAAGTTCTAAAGAAGCGAGCAGAAAGGTTTGGTACGTCTGTTTCTAGTTTAATGGAAAAG GCTGAATTAGAAGCCAgaatagagaaaagaaaagtCAGATTTGGGGAAGTGAAACCTACAAATAAGaaagtattttataataaagttaaAATTGTTAAATGA
- the LOC126926524 gene encoding sphingolipid delta(4)-desaturase DES1 isoform X1: MGQHVSRTDFEWVYTEEPHASRRKIILEKYPQIKKLFGCDPKFKWVVTGMVLTQFISIYFVKNLSYPMLFLLAYCFGGVINHSLMLAIHEIAHNLAFGHARPRANRLFGYFANLPIGIPVSVSFKKYHLIHHRYQGDEKLDTDLPTLLEAKLFCTTFGKFCWLCLQPFFYAFRPLVVYPMAPTLMEYINLVIQLTFDSLIWYYFGGKPLLYLLSGSAMAMGLHPVAGHFISEHYMYRKGFETYSYYGPLNWITFNVGYHNEHHDFPAVPGSRLPEVKRIASEFYDNLPQHNSWVSVLYDFIMDPDIGPYARMKRKHKGLTS, encoded by the exons ATGGGTCAACACGTTTCGAGAACTGATTTTGAGTGGGTTTACACAGAAGAACCTCATGCATCACGACGTAAAATAATCTTAG aaaaatatccacaaataaaaaaattatttggatGTGACCCAAAGTTTAAATGGGTGGTAACAGGGATGGTCTTAACTCAGTTTATCTccatatattttgtaaaaaatttaagTTATCCAATGTTGTTCCTTCTAGCATATTGTTTTGGAGGTGTAATTAATCATTCTCTTATGTTAG CAATACATGAAATAGCACATAATCTTGCTTTTGGACATGCTAGACCCAGAGCTAATAGATTATTTGGATATTTTGCTAACTTACCTATAGGTATACCAGTATCAGTCAGCTTTAAAAAATATCATCTTATACACCACCGT TATCAAGGTGATGAAAAATTAGATACAGATTTACCAACACTACTAGAAGCAAAATTATTTTGCACAACATTTGGAAAATTCTGTTGGTTATGTCTACAACCATTTTTTTATGCATTTAGACCTCTTGTTGTTTATCCAATGGCACCTACATTAATGGAATATATAAATTTAGTAATACAACTTACTTTCGATAGTTTGATATGGTATTATTTTG gtGGAAAACCTTTACTCTATTTACTTTCTGGATCAGCAATGGCAATGGGATTACACCCTGTTGCTGGACATTTTATATCAGAacattatatgtatagaaaGGGTTTTGAAACTTATAGTTATTATGGCCCACTAAATTGGATTACATTTAATGTTGGATACCATAATGAACATCATGATTTTCCTGCTGTTCCTGGTTCTAGATTACCAGAA GTAAAACGAATTGCTTCCGAGTTTTACGATAACTTACCACAGCATAACtcttgggtttctgttttatatGATTTCATTATGGATCCTGATATAGGTCCATATGCAAGAATGAAACGAAAACATAAAGGACTTActtcataa
- the LOC126926515 gene encoding tyrosine-protein phosphatase corkscrew isoform X1 — protein MASRRWFHPNISGLEAERLLMERGYDSSFLARPSSSNPGDFTLSVRRNGEVTHIKIQNTGDFYDLYGGEKFATLSELVQFYMENGGQLREKNGEIIELKYPLNCADPTTERWFHGHLSAKEAERLMLERGKNGSFLVRESQSKPGDFVLSVRTDDRVTHVIIRFQDNKYDVGGGDKFDSLSDLIEHYKRNPMVETSGSVVHLRQPFNATRINASGIESRVRQLHKENGCSNGWLWNAATGSNEGGAGRGKGKAGFWEEFESLQQLECRHLFSRKEGLRSENRAKNRYKNILPFDHTRVRLKDVDPNIPGSDYINANYIRNEEGDGQASGINTCGDGGSFNKCYIATQGCLLNTIQDFWHMVYQENTRVIVMTTKEIERGKNKCARYWPEEGEVTEYGGEWKVRALSRTSTADYTLREFLLYGNRSGFTESRRIYHYHFQAWPDHGVPSDPGCVLNFLHDVNARQESIAASLASSGQTASCIGPILVHCSAGIGRTGTFIVIDMILDQIKRHGLDCEIDIQRTIQRVRSQRSGMVQTEAQYKFVYLAVLHYIETVSQRMQAEQKSLHLGREYTNIRYKSETNTTTIGDIPVPTCTTTTLSTSTHFTLPTPINSLRPK, from the exons ATGGCATCTCGCAG ATGGTTTCATCCGAATATATCGGGTTTAGAAGCAGAACGTTTACTAATGGAACGGGGTTATGATAGTTCATTTTTGGCACGTCCAAGTTCATCTAATCCTGGTGACTTTACATTATCTGTTAG ACGGAATGGTGAAGTGACtcatattaaaatacaaaatacaggGGACTTTTATGATCTTTACGGTGGTGAAAAGTTTGCAACATTATCAGAACTTGTACAATTTTATATGGAAAATGGAGGACAACTACGTGAAAAAAATGGAGAAATTATTGAATTGAAATATCCATTGAATTGTGCAGATCCAACAACTGAAAG GTGGTTCCATGGCCATTTATCAGCTAAAGAAGCAGAACGTTTAATGCTGGAGCGAGGTAAAAATGGATCTTTTCTGGTTCGTGAATCACAAAGTAAACCTGGTGACTTTGTATTATCTGTTCGTACAGATGATCGTGTTACACATGTTATAATACGATTTCAG gATAATAAATATGATGTTGGAGGAGGTGATAAGTTTGATAGCTTAAGTGATCTGATAGAACATTATAAACGCAATCCAATGGTTGAAACAAGTGGAAGTGTTGTCCATTTACG aCAACCTTTCAATGCTACTCGTATAAATGCCAGTGGCATTGAAAGTAGAGTAAGACAGTTACATAAAGAAAATGGTTGTTCAAATGGATGGTTGTGGAATGCTGCCACAGGTAGCAATGAAGGCGGAGCAGGGCGTGGTAAAGGAAAAGCCGGGTTCTGGGAAGAATTTGAGTCGTTGCAACAGTTAGAATGTCGTCATTTATTTTCCAGGAAAGAAGGATTACGTTCTGAAAATCGAGCGAAAAATCGATATAAAAACATCTTACCAT TTGATCATACAAGAGTACGTTTGAAGGATGTTGATCCAAATATTCCTGGATCTGACTATATTAATGCTAACTATATTAgg aacGAAGAAGGAGATGGACAAGCTAGTGGAATTAATACGTGTGGTGATGGTGGTTCatttaataaatgttatattgcaacacaagGTTGCCTTTTAAATACAATTCAAGATTTCTGGCATATGGTATATCAAGAAAATACACGAGTGATAGTTATGACGactaaagaaatagaaagagGAAAG aataaaTGTGCTCGATATTGGCCAGAGGAAGGTGAAGTTACCGAATATGGAGGTGAATGGAAAGTGCGTGCTTTATCTCGTACTTCAACAGCAGATTATACATTACGAGAATTCTTATTATATGGAAATAGATCTGGTTTCACAGAATCCAGACGTATTTACCATTATCATTTTCAA GCATGGCCTGATCATGGTGTTCCATCAGATCCTGGATGCGTGTTGAACTTTCTTCACGACGTTAATGCGAGACAAGAATCAATTGCTGCTTCTCTTGCTTCAAGCGGTCAAACTGCATCATGTATAGGACCAATTCTTGTACATTGTAGCGCTGGAATTGGTAGAACCGGAACATTTATTGTTATCGACATGATTCTTGATCAAATCAAACGGCAtg GATTGGATTGTGAAATTGATATTCAGAGAACAATCCAAAGAGTACGTTCACAAAGGTCAGGAATGGTTCAAACAGAAGCGCAATATAAGTTTGTTTATCTGGCTGTATTACACTATATTGAAACTGTATCTCAACGAATGCAAGCAGAGCaa AAATCTCTTCATTTAGGTCGAGAATATACTAATATCCGATATAAAAGCGAAACAAATACTACAACTATAGGCGATATTCCGGTCCCCACATGTACTACAACAACTCTTTCAACGTCAACACATTTTACATTACCCACTCCTATTAATAGTTTGAGGCCAAAGTAA
- the LOC126926515 gene encoding tyrosine-protein phosphatase corkscrew isoform X2 translates to MERGYDSSFLARPSSSNPGDFTLSVRRNGEVTHIKIQNTGDFYDLYGGEKFATLSELVQFYMENGGQLREKNGEIIELKYPLNCADPTTERWFHGHLSAKEAERLMLERGKNGSFLVRESQSKPGDFVLSVRTDDRVTHVIIRFQDNKYDVGGGDKFDSLSDLIEHYKRNPMVETSGSVVHLRQPFNATRINASGIESRVRQLHKENGCSNGWLWNAATGSNEGGAGRGKGKAGFWEEFESLQQLECRHLFSRKEGLRSENRAKNRYKNILPFDHTRVRLKDVDPNIPGSDYINANYIRNEEGDGQASGINTCGDGGSFNKCYIATQGCLLNTIQDFWHMVYQENTRVIVMTTKEIERGKNKCARYWPEEGEVTEYGGEWKVRALSRTSTADYTLREFLLYGNRSGFTESRRIYHYHFQAWPDHGVPSDPGCVLNFLHDVNARQESIAASLASSGQTASCIGPILVHCSAGIGRTGTFIVIDMILDQIKRHGLDCEIDIQRTIQRVRSQRSGMVQTEAQYKFVYLAVLHYIETVSQRMQAEQKSLHLGREYTNIRYKSETNTTTIGDIPVPTCTTTTLSTSTHFTLPTPINSLRPK, encoded by the exons ATGGAACGGGGTTATGATAGTTCATTTTTGGCACGTCCAAGTTCATCTAATCCTGGTGACTTTACATTATCTGTTAG ACGGAATGGTGAAGTGACtcatattaaaatacaaaatacaggGGACTTTTATGATCTTTACGGTGGTGAAAAGTTTGCAACATTATCAGAACTTGTACAATTTTATATGGAAAATGGAGGACAACTACGTGAAAAAAATGGAGAAATTATTGAATTGAAATATCCATTGAATTGTGCAGATCCAACAACTGAAAG GTGGTTCCATGGCCATTTATCAGCTAAAGAAGCAGAACGTTTAATGCTGGAGCGAGGTAAAAATGGATCTTTTCTGGTTCGTGAATCACAAAGTAAACCTGGTGACTTTGTATTATCTGTTCGTACAGATGATCGTGTTACACATGTTATAATACGATTTCAG gATAATAAATATGATGTTGGAGGAGGTGATAAGTTTGATAGCTTAAGTGATCTGATAGAACATTATAAACGCAATCCAATGGTTGAAACAAGTGGAAGTGTTGTCCATTTACG aCAACCTTTCAATGCTACTCGTATAAATGCCAGTGGCATTGAAAGTAGAGTAAGACAGTTACATAAAGAAAATGGTTGTTCAAATGGATGGTTGTGGAATGCTGCCACAGGTAGCAATGAAGGCGGAGCAGGGCGTGGTAAAGGAAAAGCCGGGTTCTGGGAAGAATTTGAGTCGTTGCAACAGTTAGAATGTCGTCATTTATTTTCCAGGAAAGAAGGATTACGTTCTGAAAATCGAGCGAAAAATCGATATAAAAACATCTTACCAT TTGATCATACAAGAGTACGTTTGAAGGATGTTGATCCAAATATTCCTGGATCTGACTATATTAATGCTAACTATATTAgg aacGAAGAAGGAGATGGACAAGCTAGTGGAATTAATACGTGTGGTGATGGTGGTTCatttaataaatgttatattgcaacacaagGTTGCCTTTTAAATACAATTCAAGATTTCTGGCATATGGTATATCAAGAAAATACACGAGTGATAGTTATGACGactaaagaaatagaaagagGAAAG aataaaTGTGCTCGATATTGGCCAGAGGAAGGTGAAGTTACCGAATATGGAGGTGAATGGAAAGTGCGTGCTTTATCTCGTACTTCAACAGCAGATTATACATTACGAGAATTCTTATTATATGGAAATAGATCTGGTTTCACAGAATCCAGACGTATTTACCATTATCATTTTCAA GCATGGCCTGATCATGGTGTTCCATCAGATCCTGGATGCGTGTTGAACTTTCTTCACGACGTTAATGCGAGACAAGAATCAATTGCTGCTTCTCTTGCTTCAAGCGGTCAAACTGCATCATGTATAGGACCAATTCTTGTACATTGTAGCGCTGGAATTGGTAGAACCGGAACATTTATTGTTATCGACATGATTCTTGATCAAATCAAACGGCAtg GATTGGATTGTGAAATTGATATTCAGAGAACAATCCAAAGAGTACGTTCACAAAGGTCAGGAATGGTTCAAACAGAAGCGCAATATAAGTTTGTTTATCTGGCTGTATTACACTATATTGAAACTGTATCTCAACGAATGCAAGCAGAGCaa AAATCTCTTCATTTAGGTCGAGAATATACTAATATCCGATATAAAAGCGAAACAAATACTACAACTATAGGCGATATTCCGGTCCCCACATGTACTACAACAACTCTTTCAACGTCAACACATTTTACATTACCCACTCCTATTAATAGTTTGAGGCCAAAGTAA